The sequence TATTAATAAGTACATCACCAGGAATACAAATTGATCTTTTTAAATCTTTTTCATGATTTGCTTTTGGAATATATGTTGGATTTTTTTTAAAGTTTAATGTACCATTGAAATTTAAATTATAAACTTTAATAAAAGGAATTTCTCCACTATCTTGTGATAAAAATTGACTTTTAGGTGTGTAGCCATTATTAATGATTTTTATAACATCAATTGTTTTGACCAATTCCCAACCTTTTGGCAACTCACCATCCTTAACATTCTCATTCGTCAACTTGCCTTCAAAAGCCCATTTTAATACACTTTGACGATAGGTTTTGAGTTGCTGTTGTGCGGTTTTTAAATCTTCTATGCCTTTGTCTAACTCGCTAAAAAGCTCTTCTATTTTGGAGACGATAGCTTGTTGGGTTTCTAGTGGTGGTAGAGGAATTTCAATTTTTCTTAAATTTCCTAAAGGAATAAATCTTTGAGTAGTTCCTTTAAGCAATTTTCGTTCACTAAGTTGTTTTCCGAAAAAGCTTGACCTTAAGAAGTTAACAAAAAATTCTGGTAATATTTTAGCTTCATTTTTTTTAAATAATCCAACATTTTTAATGCTAAAGTTTGCATCACCTTTAATAATTGCAGGGTTACCAATTGTACCAATCATAGCAAATAATATATCTCCATTTTCTACTTTTGACCTTTTAGAAATTTCAAAATGGTCTTCTTCAGAGATAAAACTTATTTTAGTGAAATCTATATCATTTCCTTTAAGGTTTTTTGAAGTTATTAAAGGTATACCGTTTTCTGTAACATATTTTGGTGTATCATGTGTTCCATCTCTTATATCCATTATTTCAGAGGAAATAACAATTTTCCATCCTTTCGGTAATTTCTTATCACTCATTACGCTGCTAATACCTCATTTAACTCATTAATAATCACATCAGTTTCTTCTCCAAACAACGCCCACATTTTACTCAAACCACCTTCTGCATTAAAAGGGCTTAAATCAAAATCGTCTTTTTCTATACTGAAACTATTGGCTACATAGTCCTTCATCATACGCAACCATTGCATTTGGTCTTCGGTAAAGGCATTGTGTTTTCCTGCATTTTTTTCAAAAATCCATTTTTTAAAATTAGCATCAACGGTTTTGTCATAACTCGTCAACGTACTGTCCATACCCACAACTCTTCGTATCAAAGAAACCAAAGCTATCAACTCATTTTTAGCAGAGCCATTGGTTTTTTCCAGTTGTTCGTATGCTTTCCAAACACTTACAGGAGCTAATAAAGGCTTTTCTGTTTTTAGTTTTTCGCACAGTTCTTTTATCATGGTATAGGTAAAAGTTCGGTGTCTATACTCTTGGGCATAAAAGATTTGCAAAGCGGTTATTTCGTCTTTGTTGGTTGCTATCCACGTTTTAAAGTCTTCAATCAATGCCGCACTGGTTACTTCTTGGTCTTTTACCCAACCTATATTGGTAATGGTATCTATGTTTACTACATCAATAATCTGGTCTAACTTTTTACGAATGTCAATAATAAAATTACGTAAATCAGGGCTGTTAAAAACCGCTACCGCATCGTCAATTAATTTTTGGTTTGCAACAGTAATGGCATTTTCAATTTCTATAGGAGCTTGTCCACGCATACTATTCCTAATTCGTAATTCCTCATTCGCAATGGTATCAGGGTCGTGCGCATTGAGTAGTTTTTGCACCACTTGGTTAATGCTTAAACCATTGGCTTTTTCGCTAAATTCCTTTTTATGTTTGTCTTGCAGTTGTTTTTCCAAACGAATCAAACGATTGGCAAGCGTACTCATCATTTCTTCGGAAGTATTGCCCATGGCAACACTGGTAAGCACATCTTTTAAAGAAACACCAGGTGCTTTTTCTAAAGGTCTACTGTCTGTTTTTTGGGATTGTTCTACACCAATAGCATCGATAATTACAAAATGGTCTTTGCTAAACTTAGCTGTAGGCGTTCCTTTGGCTTTCAATTCTTCAATAGAACACGTACGCGTACCACGACCTTTCATTTGTTCGTAATAACTTCTACTTTTCACATCACGCATAAACAACAACACTTCTAAAGGTCTGATGTCCGTTCCTGTGGCAATCATGTCTACCGTAACGGCAATACGTGGGTAATAATCGTTTCGAAACTGTTGCAAGACACTTTTGGGGTCTTCGTCACTTTTATAGGTAATCTTTTTGCAAAACTTATTTTCTTCTCCAAATTCTTCTCGTACAATATCGATAATGTCTTCCGCATGGCTATCGGTTTTGGCAAAAATCAACATTTTCGGTACTTCAAAGGCAGACAGGTCGCAACCTGTCTCTACAGGGTATCGGTCAGGAAACATAGCAGGTAAATTATCTTTTGTTGCTTTAATAATCGTTCTTATCGTACTTGGGTTCACAATGTCTTTATCTAATTGTTTGCCACTATATACTTCATCTTCATCCAACGCTTCCCAAAACTTTTTACGGGTTTGTCGGGAACGCTTGTCGATAAGAGGACTAAACTCTTTTAAAATACTAGCTCCATTTTTATTAATTTCGGTTTCAATGGTAAAGACATTATAAGGCACTAAAACGCCATCAATAACGGCTTTTTCATAGCCATAATCAGAAACCAAGTTTTGATTAAAATAACCAAAGGTTCTATTGTCTGGTGTAGCGGTTAACCCAATTTGGAACACATCAAAATAATCCAACACTTGTTTCCAAAGGTTGTAAATACTTCTATGGCATTCGTCAATTACTACAAAGTCAAAAAACTCAATCGGCACTTTTTCATTATACCCAACAGGAACAGGTTCTTTTGGAATAAAACGAGTTTCGTTAGGATTTTCTTCTTCAGCACTTTCATCTAATTCTGTATCTTTTAAAATAGAATACATCCGTTGAATCGTGCTTATATATACTTGCGAATCATTAGGAATAAACGAACTATTTAATCGCGTAACCCCATATAATTCGGTGAATAATCTATTATCTTCATTAGCCGTAAAAGCTCGAAATTCACTTTCGGCTTGTTCTCCTAAGTTTTTGGTATCTACTAAAAATAAAACACGTTTGGCTTTGGCATATTTAAGCAAGCGGTAAATAAAC is a genomic window of Flavobacterium jumunjinense containing:
- a CDS encoding restriction endonuclease subunit S is translated as MSDKKLPKGWKIVISSEIMDIRDGTHDTPKYVTENGIPLITSKNLKGNDIDFTKISFISEEDHFEISKRSKVENGDILFAMIGTIGNPAIIKGDANFSIKNVGLFKKNEAKILPEFFVNFLRSSFFGKQLSERKLLKGTTQRFIPLGNLRKIEIPLPPLETQQAIVSKIEELFSELDKGIEDLKTAQQQLKTYRQSVLKWAFEGKLTNENVKDGELPKGWELVKTIDVIKIINNGYTPKSQFLSQDSGEIPFIKVYNLNFNGTLNFKKNPTYIPKANHEKDLKRSICIPGDVLINIVGPPLGKVSIVTDQFPEWNINQAIVMFRPNENVISKYIAYYMQNTFTTNWLEGTSKATAGQWNVKVSTCREIPFPYCSVKEQHQIVQEIESRLSVADKMEESIAQSLLQAESLRQSILKKAFEGKLT
- a CDS encoding type I restriction endonuclease subunit R → MSNQNPEQIARDTIDKQLVACGWIIQDKKSFNLAAGLGVAIREYQTDIGPADYVLFLDKKPVGIIEAKRAELGILTAAEDQAEGYANAKLRLLDNKPLPFVYLSNGEIVKFTDYRDPKPRSRTVFTFHRPETLAQWLSQEKTLRARLQDLPALPIEGLRDCQITAITNLDTSFKDQRPKALIQMATGSGKTFTAITFIYRLLKYAKAKRVLFLVDTKNLGEQAESEFRAFTANEDNRLFTELYGVTRLNSSFIPNDSQVYISTIQRMYSILKDTELDESAEEENPNETRFIPKEPVPVGYNEKVPIEFFDFVVIDECHRSIYNLWKQVLDYFDVFQIGLTATPDNRTFGYFNQNLVSDYGYEKAVIDGVLVPYNVFTIETEINKNGASILKEFSPLIDKRSRQTRKKFWEALDEDEVYSGKQLDKDIVNPSTIRTIIKATKDNLPAMFPDRYPVETGCDLSAFEVPKMLIFAKTDSHAEDIIDIVREEFGEENKFCKKITYKSDEDPKSVLQQFRNDYYPRIAVTVDMIATGTDIRPLEVLLFMRDVKSRSYYEQMKGRGTRTCSIEELKAKGTPTAKFSKDHFVIIDAIGVEQSQKTDSRPLEKAPGVSLKDVLTSVAMGNTSEEMMSTLANRLIRLEKQLQDKHKKEFSEKANGLSINQVVQKLLNAHDPDTIANEELRIRNSMRGQAPIEIENAITVANQKLIDDAVAVFNSPDLRNFIIDIRKKLDQIIDVVNIDTITNIGWVKDQEVTSAALIEDFKTWIATNKDEITALQIFYAQEYRHRTFTYTMIKELCEKLKTEKPLLAPVSVWKAYEQLEKTNGSAKNELIALVSLIRRVVGMDSTLTSYDKTVDANFKKWIFEKNAGKHNAFTEDQMQWLRMMKDYVANSFSIEKDDFDLSPFNAEGGLSKMWALFGEETDVIINELNEVLAA